One Temnothorax longispinosus isolate EJ_2023e chromosome 8, Tlon_JGU_v1, whole genome shotgun sequence genomic region harbors:
- the LOC139818315 gene encoding uncharacterized protein yields MCHGSQKWTKLLPTVLLGLRTSIKEDIKASAAEMLYGENLTLPGEFFLDLDVPTDPSCFAQKLREYLQVARPKPTIHHQKEKVFLFKDLATCSHVFVRVDAVRRSLQPLYEGPYLVLERSDKVFKVSIKGQPTTVSIDRVKPAHLENNTLQEPTVGSQPPDTSQQASTSGTLRVYQGPKAKKIVTFAPAQSLGGGVVWRR; encoded by the coding sequence ATGTGTCACGGCAGCCAAAAATGGACCAAATTGTTACCGACCGTCTTGCTTGGTCTACGAACGAGCATTAAAGAGGACATCAAGGCCTCTGCAGCAGAGATGTTGTACGGAGAGAATCTCACACTCCCAGGAGAGTTCTTCTTGGATCTGGACGTTCCCACCGACCCAAGCTGTTTCGCTCAGAAGCTACGGGAGTATCTACAGGTAGCCCGGCCTAAACCTACTATCCATCATCAAAAAGAGAAAGTTTTTTTGTTCAAGGATCTAGCCACATGCAGCCACGTATTTGTCCGAGTCGATGCTGTTAGGAGGTCACTTCAGCCACTGTATGAAGGCCCCTATCTAGTGCTAGAACGAAGCGACAAGGTCTTCAAAGTATCTATCAAGGGCCAGCCGACCACTGTATCCATAGACAGAGTCAAACCGGCTCACCTTGAGAACAATACCTTGCAGGAGCCTACGGTGGGAAGTCAACCACCGGACACCTCCCAACAAGCGAGCACATCCGGAACTCTAAGAGTTTATCAAGGACCCAAGGCCAAGAAGATCGTCACCTTCGCTCCCGCTCAGTCACTAGGGGGGGGGGTAGTGTGGCGACGCTAG